The following proteins come from a genomic window of Bubalus kerabau isolate K-KA32 ecotype Philippines breed swamp buffalo chromosome 20, PCC_UOA_SB_1v2, whole genome shotgun sequence:
- the SPINK8 gene encoding serine protease inhibitor Kazal-type 8 — MKGVFSSAILVLVISMWAAFAVDFPLPMDRGTDLEKTKAECTKNINKCWILAYLRPTDSICGSDHITYSGECHLCYRILYEKLNIIKLHDGPCENS, encoded by the exons ATGAAGGGGGTCTTCTCTAGCGCCATTCTTGTTCTGGTCATCTCCATGTGGGCTGCCTTCGCAGTTG ACTTTCCtcttcctatggacagagggactGACCTAGAAAAGACAAAG GCTGAATGCACTAAGAATATAAACAAGTGCTGGATTTTAGCCTACCTCAGGCCAACAGACTCCATATGTGGCAGTGACCATATTACCTACAGTGGGGAATGCCATCTCTGCTACAGAATTCT ATATGAAAAACTTAACATAATTAAACTGCATGATGGACCATGT GAAAACTCCTGA